From the Candidatus Amarolinea dominans genome, one window contains:
- a CDS encoding HNH endonuclease, whose product MVAQSILLLNASYEPLTVVTMARAVKLLLRGRVEAVSAEHVTVSSAAQTLAVPQVLRLKIYARVPHRRTPAWTRSGVFERDDFTCAYCGRRHAGRDLTVDHLIPASRGGASTWGNTVAACARCNQRKANRTPHEAGMKLLIEPKTPRTSYLIASGDVPAAWKMWIEL is encoded by the coding sequence ATGGTAGCTCAATCCATCTTGCTGCTGAATGCGTCGTATGAGCCACTGACCGTGGTGACGATGGCGCGCGCGGTCAAGCTCCTGCTGCGAGGTCGCGTGGAGGCGGTCAGCGCCGAGCATGTCACGGTGTCCAGCGCCGCGCAGACGCTGGCAGTGCCGCAGGTGCTGCGCCTGAAGATCTACGCGCGCGTCCCGCATCGCCGCACGCCGGCCTGGACGCGCAGCGGGGTGTTCGAGCGCGATGATTTCACCTGCGCTTACTGCGGTCGTCGCCATGCGGGCCGCGATCTCACGGTGGATCATCTCATCCCGGCGTCGCGGGGTGGAGCCTCCACCTGGGGCAATACGGTCGCGGCCTGCGCGCGCTGCAATCAGCGCAAGGCCAATCGCACGCCGCATGAGGCTGGCATGAAGCTGCTGATCGAGCCAAAGACCCCGCGCACCAGCTACCTGATCGCCAGCGGCGATGTGCCCGCGGCCTGGAAGATGTGGATTGAGCTGTGA